Below is a window of Diaminobutyricibacter sp. McL0608 DNA.
GCTCGTGCGCAGTCTGCCGTGGGACCGGCCGGCCGATGCCGCCCACCCGGGGAGCGCGCACGCTGCGGGGCGGATTCGTCATCCGGTCACCTGCTTTCTGGCGGACGTGAACTGTCTCAAGGCGGTCGCCTCCCAACCGGAAGACTAAAGGCACCGGCACCGCATCTCGTGGAGACCCGGCGGGCAGTTGCAATTTCACAGCGCGGCAGCCGCCGACGCGGCTCTGCGGCCGCGGTCAGTCGTCCGTCTCGTCGCCCAGCAAGTCGTTCACGGCCTGCTGGAAATGGCGGCCACGCTCCGCGTAGTCGGTGAACTGGTCCATGGATGCCGCAGCGGGCGCGAGCAGCACCGTGTCTCCCGGCTGGGCCGCCTCCGCCGCGAACCGTACCGCCTCGCGCATCACATCGGCGGGAGCATCCGCATCGACCTCGAACACCGGAAGGTCCGGGGCGTGACGCCGCAGCGCATCCCGGAGCCGTTCGCGCTCCACCCCGATCAGGACGGCGGCGCGCAGGTGATCCGCATGGCCTTTCACCAGCTCTTCGACTTCGACTCCCTTGAGAAGTCCGCCGGCGACCCAGACCACCGACCGGAACGCGCGCAGCGACGCGTCAGCGGCATGCGGGTTGGTCGCCTTGGAGTCGTCGACCCAGCTGATGCCGCCCTCGATGCGGATGAGCTCGATCCGGTGCGCGTCCAGCCGGAAAGCGGTGAGCACTTCACGGATGACCGCCGCCTCGACGCCGTACGACCGTGCCAGCGCGCTGGCGGCCAGGATGTTCGCGACCACATGCGGAGCGGCGAGTCCGGCTTCGCGGAGATCGTCGAGCGTTGTCAGCTCGATCGCACTGGTGAACCGGTCCTCGAGGAAGGCGCGATCGCAGAGGATGCCGTCGACGACACCGAACCCGCTCGGACCGGGAACATCGAGGCCGAAGCTGATGGCGCGGGCACCCTCGATCACCTCGGCGTCCTGCACCATCAACTCAGTGGCCGAATCGGCGCGGTTGTACACGCACGCCACCTGAGTGTTGTCGTACACCTTCGCTTTGGCCGCGCGGTACGCGTCGAAGGAGCCGTGCCAGTCGAGGTGGTCGTCGGCGATGTTCAGGCAGGCGCTCGAGAACGGCGAGAGCTCGCCACCCGGGTTGCGGTTGATCCAGTGCAGCTGGTAGCTGGAGAGCTCCACCACGAGCACGTCGAAGCCCTGCGGGTCGCGGATGGCGTCGAGCACCGGGATCCCGATGTTCCCGCACGGCGCCGCACGATAGCCGGCGGCTGCAAGCATCGTCGCAGTGAGCTGAACGGTGGTGGTCTTGCCGTTGGTGCCGGTGACCGTGATCCAGTCGGCGGGCTCCCCCACCTTGTCACGCAGACGCCACGCGAGTTCGACGTCGCCCCAGAGCGGGATGGCGCGCAGTTCCGCCCAGCGGAGCAGAGGGTGGTCGTAGTGAAAGCCGGGCGAGACGACAATCAACTCGGGGTCGAAGTCGAGCAGCCGCTGTGGCGGGTCGGCGAGGTCGGGATCTTCGACGAGCTCGGCGCCGATGACGCTCAGCAGCATCGCGCGCTCCTCGTCGGCCCTGGCCGCGACCACCAGCACACTCGCGCCCAGTTCGGTCAGCGTGTCAGCGACCGAGAACCCCGTTATCCCGATCCCGAGCACGGCGACCCGCAAGCCCGACCAGTCCGATCGCCAGCTGGTGAGCCCGGCGAGCCGATCTGCGGGGGTCTCCGAAGGTCCGGCAGAGGATGAGTCGCTCATCGCGCAAGCCACTCGAGGTAGAACGAACCGACGCCGGCCGCGACCAGCAGGCCGCCGATGATCCAGAACCGTACGACGACGGTGATCTCCGCCCACCCCTTCAATTCGAAGTGATGGTGGATGGGACTCATCAGGAAGATGCGTTTACCGTGCGTCAGCTTGAAGTAGAGGCGCTGCACGATCACCGACCCGGCCTCGATCACGAAGATGCCGCCGATCAGGAGAAGCAGAAGTTCGGTGTGGCTGAGGATCGCGAGCGCGGCGACCGCGCCACCGAGAGCGAGCGAGCCGGTGTCGCCGAGGAAGATCTGCGCAGGAGACGTGTTCCACCACAGGAAGCCGACGATGGCGCCGACGATCGCCGTCGCGACGATGGCCAGGTCGAACGGGTCGCGCACGTCGTAGCACTTGTAGATGTTCGCCGGGTCGATCTTGCTGGTGAAGCACGACTGGATCGACTGCCAGAAGCCGATGATGATGTACGAACCGAGCGCCAGGATCGAAGCGCCCGCCGCCAGTCCGTCGAGCCCGTCGGTGACGTTCACGCCGTTGGACGTCGCGGTGACGATGAAGTTGATCCACAGCAGGTACAGGCCGTAGGCCAGAATCACGCCGATCACGCCGAACCGGGTGAGCGACATGAAGTCGATCGGGGTGTCACGGATGAGCGACACGCTCGTCGATGCCGGCGTCACCCCGTTCTGCGGGAAGTTGATCGCGAGGATGGCGAAGATCGTGGCGACGACGACCTGCCCCGCCACCTTCGCCCATCCGCCCAGCCCGAGACTGCGCTGATTGCGGGTCTTGAGGAAGTCGTCGATGAACCCGACGATCCCGAGTCCCACCATCATGAACAGGACGAGGAGCGCCGAGACGGACGTCGGATCGCCGGTGATGAGAAGTGCGGTGAAATACCCGAACAACGTGGCCAGGATGATGATGATGCCGCCCATGGTGGCGGTTCCGCGCTTCGCGTGGTGGCTCTTCGGACCGTCGTCACGGATGAACTGCCCCCACTGCAACCGCCGGAAGAGGCGGATGAAGAGCGGGGTGAGAAAAAGGGTGAAAGCCATCGACAGGGCACCGGACGTCAGGAGAGCTCTCACGAGAACAATTCTCCCAGTCGATCGCCCAGAAACCGGAGGCCGGCCGAGTTCGAGGACTTCACGAGCACCGTGTCGCCCGTTTTCAGGGCGGTAGCGAGGTGCTCGTACGCCTCATCCGGCGTGTCGAAGTAGAGGGACTCGCCGTCCCATGACCCCTCGTTGATCGTCGAGATGTGCATCCGCCGGGCGGCCGGCCCGACGATCACGAGCTGGCCGATGTTCAGGCGGACCGCGAGGAGACCGATGCGGTCGTGCTCCTCGCCGGAGAACTCGCCCAGCTCGCTCATCTCGCCGAGGACTGCGACGGTGCGCTCGCCGGGGCCGGAGATCTGGGCGAGCGTCTTCAGGGCTGCAGCCATCGAGTCCGGGCTCGCGTTGTATGCGTCGTTGATGATCGTCACCCCGCGCGCGCCGCCCATCACCTCCATTCGCCACCGCTCGGCCCGCTGGACCGATTGGAGGGCCGAGACGATGTCGTCGATGCCGACGCCGAGCGTATGCGCTGAGGCTGCTGCGGCCAGCGCGTTCATGACATGGTGTTCGCCGAGCACGCGGAACCTGACGGGGCGCTCGACGGTCGCGGACGCACCCGTCGCACCGGGCTCGGCCGGAAGCACGAGGACGAACGAGGTCCCCTGCGAGCTCGAGACCACATCCGTCGCTCGGACGTCGGCGCGGGCGTCCAGCCCGAACCACAGCACCCGGGCCGACGTCTTGTCCGCCATGGATGCGACCCTCGGGTCGTCGAGGTTGAGGATCGCGACGTCGGTCGGGAGAAGGTCGGTGACCATTTCGGTCTTCGCAGTGAGCGTCGCCTCGATTCCACCGAACTCGCCGGCGTGGGCCAGACCGACTTTGAGCACGACCCCGATGTCGGGGCGCGCCATGCGCACCAGGCGCGTGATCTCGCCGATGCCGCTCGCGCCCATCTCGGCGACCAGGAACTCGGTCTCGTCCGTGACCTCGAGCATCGTGATGGGAGCACCCACCTCGTTGTTGAACGACGCGCGCGGCGCGATGGTCGGCCCGACAGGCTCCAGGATCGCCCGCAGCAGGTTCTTGGTCGTGGTCTTGCCGTTCGAGCCGGTGATGCCGACGATCCTCAGAAGGCCCCCGGCGCGCACGCGCGCGATGACCTCGGTCGCCAGGGCGCCGAGCGCGACGACCGTGTCCTCGACCACGAGCTGCGGAACGGGAAGATCGAGTTCGTGGTCGACGACGATCAGCGCTGCGCCGTTCTCGACGGCCTGTGGCGCGAAGAGGTGGCCATCGGTGAACTCACCGGGCTTCGCGAAGAAGATGGAGCCAGGAGTCACATCCCGGGAATCCGTGTGCGAGAGTCCTGAGACGGTCGTCGCGGGGGTCGAATCGGTCGGGCCGAAGACGAGCCTGCCCGCCGTCGCCCGGGCGATCTCTTCCAGGGTGAGGTCGATCATCTACAGCCACCCCGCCTCACGGAGGGCCAGCTTTGCGTCCTCACGCGCGGAATACGGGATCCTCTCGCCCGCGACCTCCTGGTAGTCCTCGTGTCCCGGCCCCGCATAGAGCACCACGTCGCCCTCGCCTGCCAGTGAGAGCGCCTTGCGGAACGCGGCGCGCGGGTCGGGAACTTCGTAGAGTTCGAGATCGGGAACCGCGTGACGGGCGCCCTCGAGGAGGGCGGCACGGATGGTCGCCGGATCTTCGTAACGCGGGTGGAAATCGGTGATGACCACGGCATCCGAGCCACGCGCAGCGATCGCGCCCATATCGGTGCGCTTGGTCGTGTCGCGGTCGCCGTCGGCACCGAACACCATCACGATCCGGCCGTCGGTGACCTTGCGGAGGGCGCCGAGCGTCGAGAGGAAGGCATCAGGGCTGTGGCCGTAGTCGATGAACACGACCGGTCCGGCATCGCCCGAGATACGCTCAGCGCGCCCGGGGATGAACGCGTCGATCCCGCCGTCGCGGTCGAGTGCCTGGGCGATGGCGCCGAGATCGTAGCCGGATTCGACGAGCATGACGATGGCGAGGGCGGCATTTGCCGCCATGTACCAGCCGAGGAGCGGCACACGGGTCTGCAGGTGGCGGCCGTCCGGCCCTTCGAGCACGAACTCGGTGTGGTCGACGCTCTCGTCGACCACGGTCATGGTCCACTCCGCGTCGCCTCCGGCGGAGCTCGACAGGGTGGTGACCGGGATGCGCGACCGCTCGACGAGGGTGCGCCCCCAATCGGAGTCCACCGTCACGACGCCCCGGCGTGCACGATCGGGCTGGAAGAGTTCGAGTTTCGCGGCGAAGTAGTCGTCCATCGCCGTGTAGTCGTCCAGGTGGTCGTGGCTCAGGTTCGTGAAGCCGACCACGTCGAAGACGATGCCGTCGACACGGTGACGGGTGAGCGCCTGGGCGGAGACCTCGACCGCGACCGCGCGCACCGCTTCTTCGCGCATCCGGGCGAGCAGGGCGTGGAGCTCGCTCGCCTCCGGGGTGGTGAGCTTGCTCGAGATCGCCGTGGTGCCGATGCGGCGCTCGGCCGTCGAGCTCAGCCCCGAGACGACGCCGAGCTGACCGAGGATGGCGTTCAGCAGATAGACGACGCTCGTCTTGCCGTTCGTGCCGGTGACACCGAACAGGGTCGCGGTGTTCTCGTCTGTGCGATAGATCCACGCGGCGACCGCGCCCAGCGCAGCGCGCGCATCCTGCGTGACGATGATCGGCAGCCCCGAGTCGGCGGCGATGGCCGCCCCCTCCTCGTCGGTGAGCACGGCGACGGCGCCGGCCTCCGCGGCTGCCGCGGCGAAACGGGCACCGTGCGCGTTCTTTCCCGGCACGCCGACGTACAGGTCGCCGGGCTCGACGGACGCCGAGCTGAGGGCCACGCCGGTCACCTCGACAGCGTCGAGATCACCGCGGCATTCGAGCCCGAATTCCGCCACGAGTTGTGCGAGCGGTCGGGCGACGGGATGCTCCGGGCGCAGTGTTGAGGGCGCCGATCCTGTCACGGGGCTCACTTTCAGTAGTACGGGTCGTAGTTCGCGGGAGCTGTCGTCGACGGCTTGACCCGGAACGTCTTCAGCACCTGGCTCATGATCGTTTTGAACAGTGGCGCCGCTGCTGCCGACGAAGTAATCGTAGTCGGGTACCCGATGTTGACCGAAACGACATATTGCGGATCGTCGACCGGAGCGACGCCCATAACAGAGACGTAGTAGCTCGGCAAGTAGCCGCCTCGTCCGTCCGGCTGCTGTGCCGTACCGGTCTTCGCAGCGACCCGGTAGCCGGGGATGTTGAGCTGCTTGGAGAGCTCACCCTGCTGCACGACGGATTCCATCATTCCCAGCGTCTGCTGCGAAGCAGACCGGGAGATCACCTGCGTCGCCTTGGGCTTCGGAACATCGGTCATGGTTCCGTCGGCCTGCTTGCAGCCGTCGATCAGCTGCAGCGGGATGCGCTTGCCCCCGTTCGCGAGCGCCTGGTACGCGCTCACCATTTGGATCTGGGTCGCCGAGACGCCCTGGCCGAACATCGTCGCGTACTTGGTCTGGTCGTCCCACGAGCTGACCGGGTGCAGGATGCCCGACGATTCGCCCGGGAAGTCGATGCCGGTGTCCTGCCCGATCCCGAAGGCCTTCAGATAGTTGTAACGGACCGTGTCGTCCATTTTGCTGCCGAGGATCGACATGCCGGTGTTCGACGACAGCATGAGCACGCCGGTCAGCGTGAGCCGTTCGGTGTCGTGGAAGCCCGAGTCGTGGAGGTCGGCCCCGTGGCCGGAGACGAAGCGGTACGGCGCCATGACCTGGGACGCCGGGGTCGCTTTGCCGTTGTCGATGAGCGCGGACGCGGTGAGCGCCTTGAAAGTGGAGCCCGGCTCGTACGGGGTCGTGAACGGCAGCGCACCCCAGTAGTTCGACGGCGTCCCGTCGACGTTGTTCGGATCGACGGACGGGTATTGCGCCACGGCGCGGAGCTTGCCGGTCTTGACCTCGGCCACGGTCACGAAGCCGAACTTCGCACCGAGCGCCGGCACGACCTGGGCGAGCTCCTGCTGGGCGAACCACTGCAGGTCGCTGTCGATCGTGGTGACCAGCTGGCCGCCGTTCTTCGCCGGCTTCTCGACGACCGTGCTTCCCGGGATGGCCACACCGTCGGCGCCGAGCTGCGATGTCTCCTTGCCGTTCTGGCCGGCGAGGCACGCGTTCTGACTCAGCTCCAGTCCGGCCTGCGCCTGACCCTCCCCACTGACGAAACCGACCAGGTTGCCGCCGACGGCGCCGTTCGGATAGGTGCGGGACGGTGTCTTCGTGAAGCTCAGCCACGGGATGTTCAGCTTGTCCAGCTGGTCGAACATCGTCACATCCATGCCCGACTTCACCAGGGCGTACTTGGACTGCGGATCCGACTTGAGCGCGTTCTGGATGAGCGCGAGGATCGCTGGTCCGCCCTTGCCGGTGATGCGGCCGATGTCGTTCACGGCCTTCGTCAGCGTGGACTGCCCATCCTGTTTCGCCGCCTCGTTCGCATCGAATGGCGACAGGGCCGCCGTGTACCGCCAGACGCTCCCGGCCAGGGTGTTCCCGGCTTCGTCCACGATGTCGCCGCGGATGCCGTACAGAGGCTGCGAGTACGACTTCGCGTTCACCGACTGCCGTTGCAGTTCGTCGGCACGCACGACCTGGATGTCCACCAGCTTGCCGCCGAGAACACCGACGGTCACGACGATGGCGGCAACCGTGACGGCCGTTCGGCGCCGCATCGACTTGCGGGTCATCACTGTGCTGGTCGTCCTTCCGTCAGCGTCACCAGTCCGCGTCGCGTCGGTGTCGCGTCCATGTCACGTCAGTGCGTCACCGGCGTCGGCAGCGCTCCGTTCAACGGTAGGGTCGTGGGCGCCGCGGGCGTGGCAGGCACGCTCGTGCTTGATGTATTCACAGTCTTCGGCGTCTTCGGGGGTGCCGCGTGCTGGTTCACCAGCGGGACGCCCGCCAGCAACGCGTTCGGAACCAGGTTGCCCTGGCCGCCCGTGACGGTTCCGGCAGCGGATGACGCGGCCTCGGGCGCGCCGAGGATCGCGCCGTCGGAGAGCCGGAGGTACGCGGGGCTGCTGTTGCTCACCATGCCGAGGGCGTTCGCACTGGCCGCCAGGTATTGGGGCGAGGCGAGGCGGTCGAGATCCTCCGACGCGGCCTGGTAGTCCCGCTGCAGTTGCTTCTGGCTGTCCTGGAGGGTGTTGAGCTGGTACGCACCCTGCGAGATCGTGATGCTCAGCAGAAGCTGCGCGATGACGATGGCGAGGAGGGTCGCGACAGCTACGATCGCGTAGACCGTGCGCGGACGAGCGCGACGCTGGCCGCGCGTCGAGACGACCTCGAGGTGGCTCGTGTGCTCCTCGTCGTGGGTGAGGGGCGCGGTTCGACCGATCCACAGCGCCCGGCGGTCTTCAGCCACGTTCGTGCTCATGAGCCCCTCCTCACTCGTTCGGCTGCTCGCAGGCGGACCGGAGTCGCGCGCGGGTTGGCCGCCTTCTCGTCGTCGTCCGCGAGCTCGGCGCCGCGGATCAGCAGTTTCAGTTCAGGTCGGTGCTCAGGGAGCTCGACCGGCAGGCCGGCGGGAGCACTCGAGGTCGATTTCGCCTGGAGGACGCGCTTGACGATGCGGTCCTCGAGCGACTGGTAGGCCTCGACGACGATCCGTCCGCCGACGGCGAGGGCGTCGATCGCAGCCGGTATCGCGCGCTCGAGCACGGCCAGCTCCTGATTGACCTCGATGCGCAGCGCCTGGAACACGCGCTTCGCCGGGTGCCCCTGACGTTGGACAGCGACCGGCGTCGCCTGCGTGATCACATCGACCAGCTGCGCCGAGCGGACGAACGGATGCTCCTGCCGGGCTTCGACGATGCGGTGCGCGTACCGCTGCGCCAGCTTCTCTTCGCCGTAGTCGCGGAAGATGCGCCGCAGGTCCGCTTCGCTGTAGGTCGCGAGAATCGTCTCTGCCGTCAGCTCGCTCGTCGAATCCATACGCATGTCGAGCGGGGCATCCTTCGAGTAGGAGAACCCCCGATCGACCCGGTCCAGCTGGAGGGAGGAGACACCCAGGTCGAACAGCACCCCGTCGATCTCGTCGAAACCCAGCTCGTGCACCGCATCTGCGATCCCGTCGTAGACCGTGTGCACCAGGTGTACGCGGTCGCCGAAACGGCCGAGCCGTTCTCCGGCGATCGCCAGCGCCTCCGGGTCGCGGTCGAGGCCGACGAGCACCAGTTCGGGGAAACGCTCGAGGAACGCCTCCGAGTGTCCGCCCATGCCGAGCGTGGCATCGACGAAGACCGCGCCGGGAGCCTGGAGCGCCGGTGCGAGCAGTTCGACGCAGCGCTCGAGGAGGACTGGCGTGTGGAGACGGTCTGCGGGAGTGTTGTCGGTCATGGCGGCGGGTGCTGCTCCTGATTCCTGATCCCCATCCATTCCGACCTGGCACCGGGGAAGTGTGTCAGGGCGGCGAATGGCTGGGAGTCAGGCGCCAGGGCTAGAAGAGTCCCGGGATCACCTCCTCCGTCGTGTTCGCGAATGAAGCCTCCTGCTCAGCGAGGTAGGTCTCCCATGCCTCTGCGTCCCAGATCTCTGCACGACTGCCGGCGCCGATGACGACCAGGTCGCGGTCGAGCCCCGCGTAGCTGCGAAGCGACTGGGGAACCGTCACGCGGTTCTGCTTGTCGGGTGTCTCGGCGCTGGCACCGGACAGGAACACACGGAGATAGTCACGGGCCTGCTTGCTGGTGACGGGCGCCTGACGGATCTTCTCGTGCAGCGACTCGAACTCGCGCTGGCTGAAGACGTACACGCAATGCTCCTGGCCGCGGGTCATCACGATGCCGGAGGCGAGCTCATCCCGGAATTTGGCCGGCAGGATGATGCGGCCTTTTTCGTCGAGCTTCGGAGAGTACGTGCCAAGGAACATCGGCTTCTCCCCCCACTCTTCCGGCCAAGGTTGCGGTGTGACTCCACTTTACTCCACTACCATCCACGATTCAATGAAATATGCTCGCTTAGCCCCACATTGGGGTCATTCGGCCGCCAAATATCAGGGATTTCAGCGGTGGAGGAAAATGGAGGCCCCGGGAGCCGGCCGAGGCCTCCAGGCACAAAAAAAGGGGCCGATCCGAAGATCGACCCAGATTCTGTTCCGCCGATGGAGGCGGGTGGAGGAGCGCCTAGTTGTTGTGGCCGTCCTGCCGCTTGTCCCACCGGTCGTTGAGCTTGTCCATGAAGCCCGGCTGCGCGGAGCTACTGCCGCCGTTGTGGTTGGCCGGGCGATCGGTCACGTCTTCCGGCGCTGCCGAACTGCGACGTGGCGGAGCGATTGCCAGGAGCACCCCGGCGAACATCAGGACGAATCCCACGACGCCGACGATCGGCACCTGGATGAACACGCCTGTGATGAGCACGCCGACCCCGACGACCGCGAGCAGGATGCCGAGGACGATCGACCGGTATGCTGGTCGACCCCGTCTGCCGCCCACTGTGGCTACGAAGTCTGCATCGTTGTGATAGAGGCTGCGCTCCATCTCTTCGAGGAGGCGCTGCTCGTGTTCTGAAAGCGGCATCCAGGTCCCCCTCTGCTCGGGTTCGACGCGTTGTGAAGCTGATTCTAACCCCGCTGGGGTAGCTAGGCTAGGCGTGTGGGAGAAAGCATACGATTCGTCGACCTGGTGCAGTCCCGAATCGATGATTTCCTCGACACCCGCTCCCCCATTCTCGTCTCGATCGGTGCCGAACTCTCCCCGATCCAAGCGTTCTCTCGGGACTTTCTCAGCGGCGGAAAGAGGTTCCGCGCCCTGTTCTGCTATTGGGGCTGGCAGAGTGCACGGTCCGTCGGTTCCGACCCCGATTCGGCATTCGTCGAATCGACCGGAGCGCTTGCTCCCGTGGTCTCGGCTGCAGGCGCACTCGAGCTCTTCCACGCCGCAGCTCTCGTCCACGACGACATCATCGACAACTCGGACACCCGCCGCGGTTCTCCGGCGGCCCATCGTCGATTCGAGACACTTCACCGTCAGGAGGGCTGGACCGGCGATCCAGCCGATTTCGGGTCGAGCGCCGCGCTCCTTCTCGGCGACCTGCTGCTCAGCTGGAGTGACGAACTCTTCGACGAAGGACTTCAGGAGCTCCCCAGCGCTTCCGGTCGCCGTGCCGCCCGTGCGGAGTTCAACCGGATGCGCATCGAGGTGACCGCCGGCCAGTATCTGGACATCCTCGAGGAGCGCGCCTGGAACACTCAGGACGAAGCCGAGCATCTGTCGCGCGCCGAGCGGGTGATCGTATACAAATCGGCCAAATACAGCGTCGAAGCACCGCTCGTCATCGGAGCCCAACTGGCCGGTGCGACGGTCGGGCAGATCGACTCCCTGCGGAGCTTCGGGCTGCCTCTCGGTATCGCGTACCAGCTGCGAGACGACCTGCTCGGAGTCTTCGGCGATGCATCGGTCACCGGCAAGCCGAGCGGCGACGACCTCCGTGAGGGCAAGCGCACGGTGCTCATCGCGCTGGCGAGGAAGCAACTGTCGAACGGGCAGCGACGACTCCTCGACGAACTCCTCGGCGACCCCGACCTCACCGCGCAGCAGGTGGACATGTTGCAGCGCACCATTCGGGAGAGCGGCGCAGTCGATGCCATCGAGGCCATGATCGCCGAGAACGTCGAGCGTGCCATCGCCGCAGTCGATGCCGCCCCTTTGGCGGCGCAGGCCCGTTTCCAACTCAGGGAACTCGCAACCACGGTCACCCGACGCGACTTCTGACGCGAACCTGTCCGCGTCTACGTGTCGGCATCGGCCTGGGCCGCTGTTGCGCGTCGAGTTCTCGCGGCGGTATCAGCGCGAATTGGCCCGGATCCCTTGCCCGTACCACTCTCCAACCGTTGTTGTGAAGAAGCAGATGGTGATGGCGGCAGAGCAGTACCCCGTCGTCGAGGTCGGTGCGCCCACCGGCGGCCCAGGGGTCGATGTGATGCGCTTCCGTCCAGGACGGCGGCCGATCGCACCCCGGCCACCGGCATCCGCCATCCCGTTCGGCGAGTGCGACGCGCTGCGAACCCGTGAACAGCCTGCGTGCGCGGCCGACGTCGAGCACTTCACTCGCTCCGCCGAACACGATGGGGAGGACACCCGCGTCGCACGCGATTCGTCGCGCAGTCGCCGCGCTGATCGGCTCCGCCGACGTCTCGTGCCTCGGCTGACGTCGTTCAGCTCACGCCGGAGATCTGTGTAATCGACCGAGACCCGAACTGCCGGCTTCGTCGCACCGAAGACGCGGCTGTCGTCGACTTCCCCTGCTATCCGCACCATCTCGACGACCGCATCGACTGCGAGTTGACCCACCGAACGGCCGTCGTCGACGACGCCCTCGGCTCGCCTCCTGTCGCCGACCTCGATGAACCTCGGACCACCCCGTCGGGGCGCCGTCACGGCATCGACGGCCGAGACGATCACTGCGGCCGACTCCGGGTCGAGGAGACCGCTGAGCCTCCGCATCCCGTCGATCTCGGGACCGATGCGGAGGAATCGCTTCTCACGCAGCACCTGCTCCCGCTCCGCAACGCCCTGTCGGTCGAGCGTGTCACGCGCCGAGGCAGCCATACGCGCGACTGCGTCCGAGTGGGTGCTCCGTGATTCACGGGCGAGGGCCCCGATCACCGACCCGAAGGCGGACGGGTCGACCGAGCCGGAAACCGGACTCAGCGACCTGAGGATGCCGTCAGCGGCATCCAACGCAATCGTTGCGTCGAGCAGCCCGGCGACAACCGGGCCGAATTCCACGCCCTGGGCGCCGACTCCTGGTTCGTCGACCGCGCCGCCGGACGCTGCAGCGATCGCAGACCCGACCCTCACCAGTGCGGCGGCCTCGCGGTAGCTCGACCCGGACAGCTGCCGCACCAACGATGCAGCGTTGCGATGCCCGTGCCGTGCCGCCAGGCCGGAATGCCCGGCCTCGCGCCCCGATCTGGTCGCGATCTCTCCCGCCAGCCGGGCACTCGCCGCGTCGACCAATCGCTTGAGCCGGGACACGTCGACCATGCGCCCCTGGAGCTCCCTGTCGGAAAGCACCGCCGGCTCCCCGACAAGGTCGTTCAGAGCAGAGCCGAGCAACGTTTCGCATGAAGCCTCGCCTCGGTTGCGCTGGTCGGTGGTCATGCCTTGAGTCAACCAGCCGCGACAACGGCGCGAAGGGCCGCGCTGCGATCGGTTGAGAGCAGATGCGTCGGGTCGATTGTGGAGGAGCCGCAGCTCAGACGGGCGAGGAACCGGACGCGCCGGCTGAGTACACCGCAACCAGTGAACCTTCGAACTGGGCGACCGAGCGAAGCGTCCCATATCGTTCATCCCAGGTCCCGTCAGCGAGGTCCCGGCCCAACTCCTGTTCGAAGCGTTCGTGAACATCCGCCGGAACGAAGCTCCACGCCGAGTTCGCGCGGCGGGCGCCCGGGTCGAGCAGCAGCTCGGGCCGGCCGTAGTAGGCCTCGCCGAAGCCGTCCACGCATGCCAGCGGAACCGGCACGGGCTCGACGATCGCGTCGTCACCGAGAATCCTCGCGATTCGCCGCGGCGCCGGGTAACGTCGGCGCTCGACCTCGATCACCTCCGGCGCATAGTCGACCAGCCAGAAGCGGTCGAGGGCGTCTGGATCGCACGTCAGGACGACCACCGGCCCCCTCGTGACCCGTCGCAGTTCCGACAGCCCGCGTTTCAGGTCGCGCCACTGGTGCACTGAGAACGTCGACATCCCGCCATCGAACTCGTCGTCGCGGAACGGCAGGTCCTCCGCCAACGCGTCCACGGCTGCCGGCAATTGGCCGCCTCGCTGCGATCGCATCACC
It encodes the following:
- the murD gene encoding UDP-N-acetylmuramoyl-L-alanine--D-glutamate ligase, whose product is MSDSSSAGPSETPADRLAGLTSWRSDWSGLRVAVLGIGITGFSVADTLTELGASVLVVAARADEERAMLLSVIGAELVEDPDLADPPQRLLDFDPELIVVSPGFHYDHPLLRWAELRAIPLWGDVELAWRLRDKVGEPADWITVTGTNGKTTTVQLTATMLAAAGYRAAPCGNIGIPVLDAIRDPQGFDVLVVELSSYQLHWINRNPGGELSPFSSACLNIADDHLDWHGSFDAYRAAKAKVYDNTQVACVYNRADSATELMVQDAEVIEGARAISFGLDVPGPSGFGVVDGILCDRAFLEDRFTSAIELTTLDDLREAGLAAPHVVANILAASALARSYGVEAAVIREVLTAFRLDAHRIELIRIEGGISWVDDSKATNPHAADASLRAFRSVVWVAGGLLKGVEVEELVKGHADHLRAAVLIGVERERLRDALRRHAPDLPVFEVDADAPADVMREAVRFAAEAAQPGDTVLLAPAAASMDQFTDYAERGRHFQQAVNDLLGDETDD
- the mraY gene encoding phospho-N-acetylmuramoyl-pentapeptide-transferase, with amino-acid sequence MRALLTSGALSMAFTLFLTPLFIRLFRRLQWGQFIRDDGPKSHHAKRGTATMGGIIIILATLFGYFTALLITGDPTSVSALLVLFMMVGLGIVGFIDDFLKTRNQRSLGLGGWAKVAGQVVVATIFAILAINFPQNGVTPASTSVSLIRDTPIDFMSLTRFGVIGVILAYGLYLLWINFIVTATSNGVNVTDGLDGLAAGASILALGSYIIIGFWQSIQSCFTSKIDPANIYKCYDVRDPFDLAIVATAIVGAIVGFLWWNTSPAQIFLGDTGSLALGGAVAALAILSHTELLLLLIGGIFVIEAGSVIVQRLYFKLTHGKRIFLMSPIHHHFELKGWAEITVVVRFWIIGGLLVAAGVGSFYLEWLAR
- a CDS encoding UDP-N-acetylmuramoyl-tripeptide--D-alanyl-D-alanine ligase, whose amino-acid sequence is MIDLTLEEIARATAGRLVFGPTDSTPATTVSGLSHTDSRDVTPGSIFFAKPGEFTDGHLFAPQAVENGAALIVVDHELDLPVPQLVVEDTVVALGALATEVIARVRAGGLLRIVGITGSNGKTTTKNLLRAILEPVGPTIAPRASFNNEVGAPITMLEVTDETEFLVAEMGASGIGEITRLVRMARPDIGVVLKVGLAHAGEFGGIEATLTAKTEMVTDLLPTDVAILNLDDPRVASMADKTSARVLWFGLDARADVRATDVVSSSQGTSFVLVLPAEPGATGASATVERPVRFRVLGEHHVMNALAAAASAHTLGVGIDDIVSALQSVQRAERWRMEVMGGARGVTIINDAYNASPDSMAAALKTLAQISGPGERTVAVLGEMSELGEFSGEEHDRIGLLAVRLNIGQLVIVGPAARRMHISTINEGSWDGESLYFDTPDEAYEHLATALKTGDTVLVKSSNSAGLRFLGDRLGELFS
- a CDS encoding Mur ligase family protein yields the protein MTGSAPSTLRPEHPVARPLAQLVAEFGLECRGDLDAVEVTGVALSSASVEPGDLYVGVPGKNAHGARFAAAAAEAGAVAVLTDEEGAAIAADSGLPIIVTQDARAALGAVAAWIYRTDENTATLFGVTGTNGKTSVVYLLNAILGQLGVVSGLSSTAERRIGTTAISSKLTTPEASELHALLARMREEAVRAVAVEVSAQALTRHRVDGIVFDVVGFTNLSHDHLDDYTAMDDYFAAKLELFQPDRARRGVVTVDSDWGRTLVERSRIPVTTLSSSAGGDAEWTMTVVDESVDHTEFVLEGPDGRHLQTRVPLLGWYMAANAALAIVMLVESGYDLGAIAQALDRDGGIDAFIPGRAERISGDAGPVVFIDYGHSPDAFLSTLGALRKVTDGRIVMVFGADGDRDTTKRTDMGAIAARGSDAVVITDFHPRYEDPATIRAALLEGARHAVPDLELYEVPDPRAAFRKALSLAGEGDVVLYAGPGHEDYQEVAGERIPYSAREDAKLALREAGWL